Proteins found in one Cyanobacteriota bacterium genomic segment:
- a CDS encoding CO2 hydration protein, translating into MTVATLSQTRLPPSTHEFADVVHRLEAGGSMLPDTPENLMQIIGIYKAYAVPMDFYWRDLLYIAERVFLNPLPAFKYFLPKEYLELHNHYAGDDADLRIWRGEATAHPELLEFMEKGELKQKLPKLFHHLWHDRINMEFAEECMRAMLWHRGMGGLFDPYLDSDEYKANADRAIRAYFQGNPLMLGLYKLFPDMFIEQVREMSYYANLGLFWEIMAPVFFEMSDLYDEGKLTTVPEAMNFLVNGIFAIAGRPIYHHVYIRGECYEIIPKSKGFMWLYEAALPYVEAVFYRTSPFRGTKSYNAQAGQVPADQKDFHYGILYADVFPVGSAGIPPTLLMQDMLHFLPPYLVDYYKQHCRGEDDMLVQLGISFQRSMYNVTSAVIQALRTALLYPLDDPNPRHLMANRRFFESQLDRFKRPEARLRAIQSQDYR; encoded by the coding sequence ATGACAGTAGCAACCCTCTCTCAAACCCGCCTTCCACCCTCGACCCACGAATTCGCCGATGTGGTTCACCGTTTAGAAGCAGGTGGCTCAATGTTGCCCGATACGCCTGAAAACCTCATGCAAATCATCGGCATTTACAAAGCCTATGCTGTTCCCATGGATTTTTATTGGCGAGATTTGCTCTATATCGCCGAGCGGGTATTTCTGAATCCTTTACCTGCCTTCAAATATTTTCTGCCTAAAGAATACTTGGAGCTTCACAATCACTATGCTGGTGATGATGCTGACCTGCGGATTTGGCGAGGAGAAGCAACCGCTCATCCGGAGTTACTAGAGTTCATGGAAAAGGGTGAGTTAAAGCAGAAGTTGCCCAAGCTATTTCATCACCTGTGGCACGATCGCATCAATATGGAGTTTGCTGAAGAATGTATGCGGGCAATGCTCTGGCATCGGGGCATGGGTGGCCTGTTTGACCCTTACCTAGACAGTGATGAGTATAAAGCCAATGCTGATCGTGCCATTCGTGCATACTTCCAAGGCAATCCTCTGATGCTAGGGCTGTACAAGCTCTTCCCTGATATGTTCATCGAACAGGTACGCGAGATGTCGTACTACGCCAACCTGGGCCTATTCTGGGAAATTATGGCTCCAGTGTTCTTTGAAATGTCGGATCTCTACGACGAAGGCAAGCTGACAACTGTACCTGAGGCCATGAACTTCTTGGTGAACGGCATCTTTGCGATCGCAGGCCGACCCATTTACCATCATGTCTACATTCGGGGCGAGTGCTACGAAATCATTCCCAAATCCAAGGGCTTTATGTGGCTCTACGAAGCGGCCCTACCCTACGTAGAAGCAGTGTTTTATCGCACCTCTCCCTTCCGAGGCACTAAATCTTACAACGCCCAAGCTGGCCAAGTTCCTGCTGACCAGAAAGATTTCCACTATGGCATTCTCTATGCGGATGTGTTTCCTGTAGGGTCTGCTGGCATTCCCCCTACATTGCTGATGCAAGACATGCTGCACTTTTTGCCCCCTTACTTAGTGGACTATTACAAGCAGCATTGTCGTGGTGAAGATGACATGCTTGTGCAACTGGGTATTAGCTTCCAGCGCTCAATGTATAACGTTACGTCTGCTGTTATCCAAGCTCTGCGCACTGCCTTGCTGTATCCCCTTGATGACCCCAATCCTAGGCACTTGATGGCAAACCGTCGCTTTTTTGAGAGTCAACTCGATCGCTTCAAGCGTCCAGAAGCTCGTCTCCGGGCTATTCAAAGTCAAGACTATCGCTAG
- a CDS encoding fasciclin domain-containing protein, translating to MADIVDIAVSADGFKTLVTAVQAAGLVETLKSPGPFTVFAPNDEAFAKLPPGTIQTLVQNIPQLTRILKYHVVPGRLLKADLEKLGVVTSVEGSPIPIDTSDGFEVKNATVLAADIEADNGVIHVLDRVILMGQV from the coding sequence ATGGCTGATATTGTCGATATTGCCGTGAGCGCCGACGGATTTAAAACATTGGTGACGGCTGTGCAGGCGGCTGGACTGGTGGAGACTTTAAAGAGTCCGGGGCCGTTTACGGTGTTTGCTCCCAATGACGAGGCATTTGCCAAGTTGCCCCCTGGCACTATCCAGACCTTGGTGCAAAATATTCCGCAACTGACGCGGATTCTGAAATACCATGTGGTTCCAGGTAGATTGCTGAAGGCTGACTTAGAAAAACTAGGGGTGGTTACCTCGGTCGAAGGTTCGCCGATTCCCATCGATACATCCGATGGCTTTGAGGTGAAAAATGCCACAGTGTTAGCTGCGGATATTGAAGCTGACAATGGGGTAATTCACGTGCTTGATCGGGTCATCTTGATGGGACAAGTCTGA
- a CDS encoding aminotransferase class V-fold PLP-dependent enzyme, which translates to MAHRPIYLDCHSTTPLDPQVFEAMVPYFLDYFGNPASVTHQYGWEAEAAVKRARTQLAEAIHCQPEEIIFTSGATEANNLAIKGVAEAYLGKGRHLITVATEHNAVLDPCRYLETLGFEVTVLPVQSDGLLDVAQLEQAIRPDTILVSAMAANNEIGVLQPLAAIGALCHDRQVLFHTDAAQAIGKISLDVQAMHIDLMSLTAHKVYGPKGIGALYVRRRNPRVQLAAQLHGGGHERGLRSGTLYTPQIVGFAKAVTLALSQLDSETERIRFLRDRLWQQISTALSASSALPRVYLNGHPTQRLAGNLNISIEGVDGQALLMGLQPIVAVSSGSACTSAKPEPSHVLLALGRSPNLAFASLRFGIGRFNTLEEINQVAEAVITTVRSLHHSASSYGSLG; encoded by the coding sequence ATGGCTCATCGCCCCATTTATCTAGACTGTCACAGCACTACTCCCCTTGATCCCCAGGTATTTGAGGCGATGGTGCCCTACTTTCTAGATTACTTTGGTAACCCTGCAAGCGTTACCCATCAGTACGGCTGGGAAGCCGAAGCAGCGGTCAAACGTGCCCGTACCCAATTAGCTGAGGCCATCCACTGTCAACCTGAAGAGATAATTTTTACTAGCGGTGCTACGGAAGCCAATAACCTAGCCATTAAAGGGGTAGCGGAAGCCTATCTGGGTAAGGGGCGACACCTAATTACCGTGGCAACAGAACACAACGCGGTGTTGGATCCATGTCGCTACTTAGAAACCTTGGGATTTGAGGTGACGGTGTTGCCTGTGCAATCTGATGGCTTGCTAGATGTGGCGCAACTAGAGCAAGCAATCCGTCCAGATACAATTCTGGTATCAGCAATGGCGGCCAATAATGAAATTGGTGTGCTCCAGCCACTAGCAGCGATCGGAGCGCTATGCCATGATCGGCAAGTGCTCTTTCATACCGATGCTGCCCAAGCGATCGGTAAAATTTCCTTGGATGTGCAGGCTATGCACATTGATCTAATGTCCTTAACTGCCCACAAAGTCTATGGCCCTAAGGGCATCGGAGCACTGTATGTGCGTCGGCGCAACCCTAGAGTGCAGCTAGCAGCCCAATTGCATGGTGGTGGGCATGAGCGGGGGCTACGATCGGGCACATTATATACCCCCCAGATTGTAGGCTTTGCCAAGGCAGTGACCCTAGCCCTCAGTCAGTTAGACTCTGAAACTGAACGGATTAGATTCCTTCGCGATCGCCTCTGGCAACAGATTAGCACGGCTCTCTCAGCGTCATCCGCTCTCCCTAGGGTTTATCTAAATGGACACCCCACGCAACGGTTGGCGGGCAATCTCAATATCAGTATTGAGGGAGTCGATGGACAGGCACTTTTGATGGGTCTGCAACCAATTGTGGCTGTTTCCTCTGGCTCAGCCTGCACCTCTGCTAAACCGGAGCCGTCCCATGTCCTGCTAGCATTAGGACGATCGCCAAACCTAGCCTTCGCTTCCCTACGGTTTGGTATCGGGCGCTTCAACACCCTAGAAGAAATCAATCAAGTGGCTGAGGCGGTAATCACTACGGTGCGATCACTACACCACTCAGCATCTTCCTATGGAAGCTTAGGGTAA